The window ACTTGCGGTTCGAGACGGCAGAGAATAATTCAATGGCTCGGGCATGTCTTGAGGGCGACGTGACGCATGGTTCGGGCGGTGGACGTGGGCGGTTGGTCGAGGGAAAGGTGGGTGTGGGAAGAAGAGCCGGGGAAGAGAGGTTTTGACgatggggagagagggagggagggagacaGACGAGACACAACGCGTACGTTAGGTACTTTGTACCGTTGCATGGGCTACGGGGGAGAGAGGACACTACCTaaggggatggatgggacaGTGGACAATGAAGCCGGACAGGGTGACGGTTCAGCGGACAGTGGGCAGTGGACAGTCCAGTGGACTCCCGATAGGGACCAAGACCCGCGAGGGAGAGACAGGAACAGGGCTGCTGTCCACTATTAAAAAAGGCAACCATCCCGGGGCAGCGACCCAGCACAATGTATTACAGTGGACCGAAAGTGAATTGTGCATCGAACAAGCACAACCCACAAGCACTGAGCGACTCGAGAGGCGGCACCAAAAGGAAGGTCAATGAACGGGCAGGTAGCAGATGGCAGAGGTACGTACCAATGGTTGCTCTGCTGGCGACCTCAGGCTGCAAGGTGCCCGAATGAGGGAGGAGACGTGACTTGGTCGCCATTGTACTCCAGCATACCGCGTGTGGCGAGAAGGTACTTTGTGGGCCCGCACCACCAAATGAACGGCGGGATGGACGCTTCTGAGTGGTCGGTGGCGGGGCTTTCTGCGCTGGGGACCAGCACCAAACGTGGGCTTGGCCCATCCAACTGGTCCAGTCTTTGGGTCCTTTGCCGGGGGGCAGGAAATGAGCCAGCAACCTCTCTTTCTGTCACCtgtttctcttctcttctctcctctccgccGTCCGCTCCATCTTCGTCCGTCCCGAACCAGATGCTTTACGCACGCACTTGGCTACTGCAATTTTTTCGGCCGCGGCCAAGTGCCCTCATCTCGCTTTCGCCGACAGGCTACGGCCAGCCGTCTTCGAAGAAGGAAAGCctgagagcgagagagagatagagagagagaatgtgtgtgtgtgtgtgtgtgtgtgtgtgtgtgtgcatgaagagaaaaaaagcGGACTAGAGGACGAACCCGCTGGCCAGTCATTGGTGCCGAGCCCAGGCCCAAGacgtgctcgacgccgtgtTTCCGCCCGCCCTGGAGGGTTTCTCTTTCGTTATTCGAGGTATGGATACAGATACACAAGCGGCAGACCAGCCACGACAATCCAAATCTCCCCCCACACTGCATCGTCGACTGCGTCCTCTGCGTCCTCGTCCACTCCTTCAGGACCGTGAAGGCGTCGTTCTCGGTCACGGCACGCGGGACACCCCGCCTTCTACGCCCTGTACCACGTCTTTGCTATTCATAGATATCAACCTCGCAACTCCTATCTGTGTACTTTGTATCCGTCGTATGTGTAAATGCGTTCCTGGTTGATTTGCGTGCGCCAAactctcttcccctcctgccccccccccccgactcGTTCGACTGAGCCTCACTGCGCATGCGGCTAGCGAGTCGACTGTTACCACGGTGTGTCACTGTACATATCCATTAATGTCTATGATCCAATGGTGtctccccatcatcatcatcatcatcatccattAAGGGTGAAGGTGCTCCATGTCTCGTTGTTATTGTCACTTGTGTCTCTTAGTCCTTGCTTCATGAACACAATATCCGCGGGATACATTGGATGGATATTGGCGGTGGCTCAAATGGCGGTATGCGTCTcatgcccttggccttccGCCAGTCCCTTACCAACTATGTAACGATATATCTGATTCATCTCCAGAAAGGGGGGGCGGTTCGTCTCGGCGaccgtcgccgacgttggcCCCCTGGACCGAAGACCGACTGCCCCCGTACGGATATTCTGCACGCTCTTGGTAGTTGGTATTGCGTGTGCTTTGATGCATAACCCTCTTCCCCCAGCGACACCTTAATATCAACAACCTGCATGTCCGCCCCGCAGCCCACGATGTGGAAACCCCTGCGCAGCTGGAAATCCTGCAGAGAGCGGGGGGGGACCCGTCGACATTGCAATCCCCATCGGCCGGCCCCTTTTGATTGTGACATTGTGTCAATCACCCGTACGTACTTTGGGCGATCACTAGCGAACCGTTCTAAGACGCCGTATCAGAAATAGCAACCAGACCTCTACCGAGATGGGGACGGGCGGTCTGACAGACACCGACCAGACAGAGTCGGGACTTGTCGTGTCATTTTGTCACAGAACGAGAAGAATCGTCGTCCCTAGGGAGGCTTTCCGAACCACCGGGCTACAGGCTCGCGCTCAGCCTCCGGGTTCATCGCTAGTGCCGCGGGACGGGCATCCCGAGGGTCCCGTAACACGGGTCGTCTTTTTCCTTTCATTTCTTACGTATGGCCCCTTTGGTACTCTCAGGGGGATGTCAGGGTGGAGGACGCCGCGCTGTCTCTATGCTCTAGCTTACCTAGTCACACAGTCCTCACTCGCCAACTCATCTCAGCCAAGTCCCCCACGCCTCTTTCTCACCTGAGGATTTGCGTAAGCACAAAAACACAAAAAAGCGCCAGCTCATCAGCACCAAGATCGTCCGTCGTCACATTCGCAGGGTCACCTTACACCTTCTGCCACCTCACACCTCACACACCTCACATCCCAACTAAGCTGCGCCTAACCTCAAGCGCCAACTGATAGTCCTAAATGTGATTCGAAGAaataaccccccccctcatctGTGAGCAGACAGCCCGACCGGCTATCAACATAGCGTGCGCGGGTGACGTCGCATCCCAGTCCCTGATTTTCCTTCGATCGCCAGGTCCGTCGAGCCGCCAGAAACATGCAATGACCTCACAGGCTTCGCCCTCCGGGCCCAatctgccgccgcccactgATTCAGGCACGTGTCGGGCCATTTACACACTCACTCCTCCAACTCACTCACTCCTTGTTGTGCACCACCATACATCTAAAGGTGTTGTCTGTACGTCTGTATCTTTGTATGTTTGTATGTCTCTATCTTGCTTGTCCATCCTCCCACGCTATGCCTCTTATTCCCGTTACACTCACACAGACCGGGCCATGTGATGCATGCATCTAGCTTCGTCCGCTGGTGTATTCCGAGTGTTCTACTCTGTGCACGAGCTCAACTTCGTATTTGCACGCGATGCAGCCCATCCGTCACAATTCCAATCAAAGATCATCTCTCCCTCTAATGCAATCAATCTCCCACGACATGACGTGGAAGGTATGCCCTCAGCTGCCAACCCTCTCATCGTCGCCCCCATTCGCAGGGCCCTCCGTTCCTCGACACAGGTATTCCCAacccagcccagcccagcccagctcatcgccgctgccggctCCCCTCTGGGATGAACCCCCCATCACTACGCGTGTGCGCAATTTCGGGTGTTTCGCTTCTCTTTTCTGCTGCAGTCAATGTTCActgcggcggtggcggcttGCCAAGAACCTCTTGCGCCCCCCGTCGCGGCACGGCACGGAAGGGCGCCGTGGGCTTCGTAATCTGTTCCTTCATGCTCATCATGCTTATGCCCCCTCCCATCCGCTGAAAATTTCGAAAGAGATTGCGCAGAAAAAAAAATGTTTACATGTTTTTattgttttatttttttacATGAGATTATCTAAAACATCGTTCTCGTCCCGAGTTAACCTTAAAAAAAAACCCTTGCCTTGGGCCTTTGTGAATAAGTTTCCTTTGGAAATGAAAATCCGAGACCCTCTCCGTAATTGCATCATCTCGTAATTCCTTGAGGTTGTTCAGTCAATAGAACAGCCGATCTCACCCTCGTAAAGACGGGTTCCAAAGGGCGTGCTCCCAAGGTTCGCAGGTCATCTCACCAACACGAGGCTCAAGCTCGTCGTTCGCAATATCGGCGGCCTCGGAAACATGGGGCTCGACGAGGGGGCCTCCAAAACATCAGCATGCCTTTGCTCCTACTCTGTAGACCCAAATCATCCATCTCTACATGCATCGTCACCTCGATGCCTTGCCAAGGTCTGCTTTGCGACAATCCAGCCCAAAACCAAACGGACATAAACCTTCAACAACTCAAACACACTCCCCAGTGAGACCCAAGAGGCGAACTTAACAATCTTGTTTCCTTTGGCCCCTGCACTTCGGGACCAGCGGTGTTCCATGATCGGACGTAGCAACAACACCAGACGATTTCCATGAACAGGCAAGAGATTCCCGGACGTCCCATATGCGCACttgttttttcttcttctctttttgcCTTTCACATGCGGTCGCACGGAGATCTTTCCTGCGAGGGGACAGCATGCTTCTCATGCGCAGCGTCCGAAACCACTGCACCTGTCACCAGATGTCATGCTCTCGCATTGGGAGCTCATGCCGTGTAGTATTAAGTTCATCTCATCGATTCCATGCAAACTACTATAGTGCTCGAGACATCGCTTCACAGGCACCAAAGAGTCTTGAGATCAGACTCTCGAGTTCCATCGCAGACCATCTGAACCTGTCTAGGACGTCTCATCGCAGACAAGCCATCTTAATGCTACAAAACATAAGTACATGTCCAACCACTGGACGGGAGGGCTGCTAGGACAAAACCCGCGTGAACGCATTCCTTTATCCCCTTATGCCCCGGCCACCACGGCCAGGCCATCGTAAATCATCCGCTTGACCTCATAGAAGGTACTGCGGTGCTGCATCATTGTCGCCGCGTCCGCGATACCCACGCTTTCCACCTCCACCTTGCCCGTGCTCGTTTTGCGTACCGCCACCGCGCCGTTGATGACCAGTGTACCTTCGCCACGGAACTCGGCCGTATAGCCCGCCGACTGCATCGCCCGCCGAAGGTCCGTGAGCCTCAGGTCGCCCACGTGGAGCGGCTGGGCCACGGAACGAACCGCCGACGCCATGTTGGAGGGCAAGAGGTCCAGCGTCGGGACCACCTCAAtctcctctgcctcctctGCCTTTTCGACCTGCGTCTCCTGGTGCTCATCCTTGacagcctcgtcggcgtcgacgtcgacgtcttccgtctccgtcttctgCCTTTTGTTGGCCCCGTCGTCCTTTTCTGGGAGCTTATCCTTGGCCAAGGCCTCCGCAATGAGCTGACCCGTGACCGTCACGACACCCAGCCCGCGGACATTCTGCCacttgagcttcttgacgaGGTTGTCGGCCAGCTTGACCACCCAGGCGTTCGTATCAACGCTGGCATCCACCCAAGTGCCCATGGCAGGCGTGTACACATCGATTCCGCTCTCCTCGGAGGCTCCCGTGTGCTGTGCCAGGAGCTTTTTGCAGTCCGCCGCgagcgccgtcgtctcgtccGGCGTGCCGCCCACCAAGATGAGCTTCCTTGGCTGGATCAACGGGATGAGCATGTTCAGACTCCTCTTGTCGTGCAGTCCGCTGAAGTCGACAAACCCAATGCGAAGGTTGACCATGACCTTTTCTCTTGATACCAACAACTTGGACGGGCCCTGtatctcctcctcgaccgtgtCCTCCACGTCGTCAAGCTCGTCCGTCATGTCATCACCCGCAGCGTTGGCGTCCAGGTCGTCTGCGGAGGCTGCCCGGTTGTTCTGGCGCTTGTTTGACGCCCTGTTGTTTCCATCGTCCCATTTGCGCTTCTTGCCGAGTcgatcctcgtcgccgtctcctcgcAGTTCGACGTTTTCCTgcgcctcctccttttcttcgGCTCGCAAGTAGTCTTCGGGCCGGATAACGTCTCCAAACTGGTCGTCGCGTCTCCTACGCATGACGAGAGGGAAGGACTTCTCGCGTCCTTTCTTGCCCCTGACATCAAAGTCATACGCGCCTCGCTTCTTGGTAAGAATATTGATACCAAGGTCTTCGTCAGTCAGAACGACCTTCTTGCGCGTCGCTTGGCCCATGGTCGTGGAGATGTTAAGGGCTTTGCCCTGCCGTTCGTTGTCGGATTCGCCCGAATCGGAGGAGGACTCCGAGGAGACGTCATCAGCAGCGTCTGCAGGCGCTTGCAATgatgcgccgccgccactctGTAATGTAGCCTGGAGCTGGCGTTGTGTGGCAAGCCACTGCTGGTAAACGTTGAGCTCATCTCCCTCCAGGGCCTGTCTCTTGGCCTCTTGAACCTCAAGCTCTCTTCCACCACCATACACCAGCTCGATGCTATTACCATTGCTAGACTGTTCAACTGAAACGCCATCTCGGCGCTCAGTCCACCAATCCCACAGCGTTCTCGCTATTGAAGGCTGTTCAGCGCGTGACTTCGCCGGCTTGTCCGTCAAGATGACCAGGTTCCTGGAATCCTTCGCGAGCCCACGAATCAAGTCTTTCGAGAAACCCCACTCTAGAGTGTCGTCGCTGGCGAGAATGACTCTGCCCTCCGCCTGGACATTATCGCCGGACCCGGAGAGTAGCTTCTCGATCTGGGCTCGACGCTCTATCAACTTTAGATATCTAAAGTCGAACGGCACCCCTTCTTTGCTCTTGGCTTCTGCGCCGTTCGTTCTACGCTGCCCATCCGCAACCGACTCGAATTCACGCACGATGTTATCGTCCATCCATTCCAGCATGCTTCGTGCATACCGCAGGGTGCTCGACATGTTCCGTCCGGCCAGGTAAAGCTTGGCTGATTTCAGACTGCTGTTGTCCGATTCCGAGTCTACTCTCCAAGCATGCTCGAGCAGATATGCAATTTCCAGAACGCGTGCGCTTGAGTCTACCGGGACAAGGGCAGTACCGCCTCGGCTAACGCACGTCTTGATCATGTCGACCAGCTGTTCATCACGTTTCGCACGACCACCAGCCTGGGCTACCTTCTCTGCACCTCGACTACTGCAGACGAGCGCAGTCGGTTTGCGCAGTTGTTCGATGacttcggcgccgccgcctcccgcaCCGCCTAACCAAGCTGCTCCAGCAAACACGTTTTCCTTGGCCTGGTTCCAGTCGACGGCGTAGACAATCGACTCAAGGCCGTGCTGGATGTGCCATATCGTTCCTCCGAGACTGTGGCCCGCGTTGTAGGCCGTGATCATGAGTCCATTGAGCGGCGGAGAGAAGGGTGACGGGAGAGGCTCGTGTGGCTGCGAGTATTTGAGGGGCTGGATGAGAGAAAAGTACCGGGTGATTTCTTCGGGGCTCGGTGCTTGGAGCAGAAAATCGCTGTCTGCCGTGGGTTGTTGAGAAAAGGAATAGGCGGCTTCGTTTAGAGAACCGTGGGGTATCTTGGTTGCGGCTAGAGGAGTCGAGGCATAGAGATCTTGGGTCAAAGTACGGCCCAAGTCGATGACGGGTCGCGTCGCGTAGACGGGGATTCGCGTGAACAAGGGAAAGTTCTTGCAGCAATGGGCGAAGGCGGCCAAATGCGATGCTGTGGCGTGCGTCAAGAGGATGAGTGACAGTGTCGGGACCTGTCTGCGCGAGAGTCAGTCTTTAGGAAGTGTATAGGTTGGGGGGTGAGGGCGGCTACTTTTCAAGCTCctggagcttctcgacgtcAAAGGACTCGTCCCACCCGAGATCTATGAGTATCTTGACGCCTccatcgagctcgaggatCGACtgtgacgccgccgactcggACAGAGCGCCCTGCAGAGGGCAGAAGGTAAACATGCTTGGGGTCTATGCAGCAGAGCCGCGATGCATAGTCGTCCAAGAGTCGACCTCCTTGAACTTATTTCGGAACCAAATTCGCTTCACGATCCAGCGGTGTGGGCGATGACCATGGCGCAGGCGCAGTGCAGATCAAGGGGCGTCGTCGGTCGGTATTGGGGAGGGTGATGTTAGGCTTGGAGGTTCGGATTGTCGCGTAAAAGAATCCAGTTCCCAAAGTCCAGGATACTGGATGCACTAGGAGAACGGACAAATAGGTACGTACCGCAAAGATGCAGCAGGCCAACAACAGAAGCGCAGGGGCCAGCTGAAGCTCCAGGAACTGGAAGGTCCGTCAT is drawn from Colletotrichum destructivum chromosome 6, complete sequence and contains these coding sequences:
- a CDS encoding Putative metallo-beta-lactamase, zn-dependent metallo-hydrolase, RNA specificity — protein: MFTFCPLQGALSESAASQSILELDGGVKILIDLGWDESFDVEKLQELEKQVPTLSLILLTHATASHLAAFAHCCKNFPLFTRIPVYATRPVIDLGRTLTQDLYASTPLAATKIPHGSLNEAAYSFSQQPTADSDFLLQAPSPEEITRYFSLIQPLKYSQPHEPLPSPFSPPLNGLMITAYNAGHSLGGTIWHIQHGLESIVYAVDWNQAKENVFAGAAWLGGAGGGGAEVIEQLRKPTALVCSSRGAEKVAQAGGRAKRDEQLVDMIKTCVSRGGTALVPVDSSARVLEIAYLLEHAWRVDSESDNSSLKSAKLYLAGRNMSSTLRYARSMLEWMDDNIVREFESVADGQRRTNGAEAKSKEGVPFDFRYLKLIERRAQIEKLLSGSGDNVQAEGRVILASDDTLEWGFSKDLIRGLAKDSRNLVILTDKPAKSRAEQPSIARTLWDWWTERRDGVSVEQSSNGNSIELVYGGGRELEVQEAKRQALEGDELNVYQQWLATQRQLQATLQSGGGASLQAPADAADDVSSESSSDSGESDNERQGKALNISTTMGQATRKKVVLTDEDLGINILTKKRGAYDFDVRGKKGREKSFPLVMRRRRDDQFGDVIRPEDYLRAEEKEEAQENVELRGDGDEDRLGKKRKWDDGNNRASNKRQNNRAASADDLDANAAGDDMTDELDDVEDTVEEEIQGPSKLLVSREKVMVNLRIGFVDFSGLHDKRSLNMLIPLIQPRKLILVGGTPDETTALAADCKKLLAQHTGASEESGIDVYTPAMGTWVDASVDTNAWVVKLADNLVKKLKWQNVRGLGVVTVTGQLIAEALAKDKLPEKDDGANKRQKTETEDVDVDADEAVKDEHQETQVEKAEEAEEIEVVPTLDLLPSNMASAVRSVAQPLHVGDLRLTDLRRAMQSAGYTAEFRGEGTLVINGAVAVRKTSTGKVEVESVGIADAATMMQHRSTFYEVKRMIYDGLAVVAGA